Below is a genomic region from Astatotilapia calliptera chromosome 2, fAstCal1.2, whole genome shotgun sequence.
aataaataaataaacttactACCAACTCTGACGCTCAGCAGTATGTAAAATATTATCAGCATTTTCTGATTAATCCACTTGCAGCTCATTTCTTAAAGCACACAGCATTTAAAACATATTATAAGATGATGCAACTTAATATAATCACATCAAGTGGGAGGGAACAATTTTAGAACAATCTGATTGGCTTTTTATTACGTTAGTGCTTCACTGCACTACCACAGTGGAAATAATATCAACCATCTTTCCAGTCTAAACATATGAAACAACACcatcaacatgcttttttttatgGTGGGTTTCTTCATTTCTGAGGGCGTAAACGTAAGAGATGACACAgtaaactaaaacacaaaaacagaattgtCTGGATATTTTCTAGAATATAGAGGCAACAGACTTTATCTTACCTAACATGGTCAAGCTATTTAGGACTCATAAAATTGTTACCATTATTAGCATGACCCACTATCATAACATAAATAAGTGAGGAACTTTTTAAAGCATTCGTTGCTTTGAAAAGTATAATTTAACATTTAGCCTGGCCTTGGTTTATGGTTAACCTTAAGCTAAGGAGTACTTTCTTAAGGTTAGGAAACACATTGTAATGGTAAATTAACTGTTACAATATTGCTGTAACAATATCAATTATCTAATTCAACAATTTAATGTTGTAAAGAACATATGATATAAATAATTACGTAAACTGAATTACTATGAGTCACACCCCCTAAACACTGGATCTCTCATTGTCCTTAATGCACCTGAAAGGCATTTTAGTAAAGTTTCCTTGACTAATCTGCCCAATACTCATGCTTTTATAATGTAATTTTACACTTTGCTATACAATTATCCATGCTATCTCAAAACTGCAAAGATGTCCAAAATGAATGTATCACCAGAGATTACCAGGCTCAACCGCTGCCACTTAtctatttattacattttaaaaaatacatttacaagTCTCAAAGCCTCAGTCTCAAAACCTTACACTACCAAGTCTGAAATACTCTGCTTAACTATGTCCAACCTTTCGCTACAACAATGCATAATCGGACAGTAGCTGCCCAAGATTCGATTCAGAAGTTTAGATTCAACTTTACTGCCTCTGTGCAAAATGCAGTTAATGACATGAACATTATTAATGATTACCAACAAATTTCAACTGCTGcttcacctgaaacacacaaagagacacagaagCATTGTTGTGTTTAGGCTTTCAAGCAAAGGCATGGATCGGACtttacttcctgtctctgtTTTAATCTCAAGTAACTGGTCTGGCATCACTGTTTTtcctaaaaaaggaaaatgtaatgACACTATATTATTAGTGTGactaacatttatatttaaacaatTTACAAGAGCTGTTAAAGTGTATATGAGAAAGGGACACATACAGAGATCTGCTTAGATTTGGTGTGATCAGTAAAAGCTACAATTTACTGTGGTCTGGCATCTTTCATTGGTAGTTACAGAGAAACAACAGAAAGTGCTTATCATTCACTCGTCTTactctgatcttttttttcctttaagggCAGGATTTTAATTGGTTGGCAAACTATAAACTATAAAGTTGGTTTGGCAAGCCACCAAAGACTGTTACAATGTAGCACAAAATGAGATCCTTTCTGAGTCAGCAGCTTCAGTGGTTGGTCAAAGTGCAGAGAAACACGCCACCACAACCTTCATCTGCCAGTTTAGTTGttgaatgtgtgtttgctttttattgtgttgaGATACTGAAACTTAAGCTTAGCTGAAGAATCTTTTCATTGAAGACAGACCCTTAAAGCCAATGTTCAATCAGTGGGtttcatttgcatttgtatCACTGTGCTAAAAATGCTAAGCTCTACCTCAGTGGCTATCTCttttcttcatctctctctctctctctctgtcaaaaGGACTTAGTAGTGAGTTTTCCCAAATTCATgaggttctttgttttttttctttgttttgtggatTCACAATGACTCGAAAAACTTATAAATGATGAATCTAGCTAATGTGGTGCCATCCTTTAGTTTTTTATGTAGTTTATGATTGAGCTTAGCTACAGAAAAAAACTTTGATTAGAAATGCTACTGTGTTTAACCATTCCAATGGTAACGTTTATATATGATTTAGTCAACAGTATAtttgttaaacaaacaaacatgaagcaaATATCAGCCGGTGAATAAAACAGTTTCTTATATATAGAAAACCTACAGTTTAGAGCTTAACAGGTGTgtgtcaaaaacacaacaggagTGAATGTAGATGTGAAAAGGAGATTTGTCTACATTGTATCTAAAATGCTGTCATGCTACTGACCTGTGGTCACTTATCAGGAGATGCTGTTTGGTGAAGGAAGTGCTGACAGGTTTGTATTTAAATTGTTAATTCATCTTGCATTAACGTATAAGAGTTTGTAGCACTGTGATACAGTTAGTAAATATTTAAGTACAACATAGGATTACTACTGAGCGAGATTTGAAATGTTGTTTAAAACTGTGAATTTGGAActgataaacaaataaaaatcaagaTTTACCATTGTCACAGAAGCAGAATTTTTCATGCATTTCCAGTAACTGCCTAATTCCATGTTTCTAAAAAGCCTCTCCAACtcgtttatttctttatttttttcagaattaGGCCTTTCTGTGattgttcttggagtactggtGTCCTGCTGagcttttattttccttctattggccacttcattagttacacgTTGCTTTTGGTTTGTTGGACAGTTGCTAACATGtactcaacaaggtgctggaaagatTCCTCAGAGACCTTGATCCATATTAACACCATGACATCAGATATTTGATGCAatgcaggatggatccatgacTTCATGCTGCTCAGGCCAAATTCTAGAACTCACAGCAGAAAGGGAGAATCTTCAACAGACACATTTTGATGTTGATGATGTTGCTGACATTACCTATCTGTCATTTGAGATTACGAACTgaaatgcaaaatgttttcaCTAAATATCATTTATCATCAGCTAAAAAAtgtagaataaaaacaaaaaaaaagtagtaatttaaaatacataatttaCTCTTTAATTACTATCTGCAATGAAACATGTTGCTGATTTCTTCCATAAAGTATGAATAGAACCATGAAGGCTGTCCACTTTAACCTTTAGAGGACATTTGCAGGGCGTTTGAAACACAGCTGaaaggtttgcatgttttctgcAGGATGTGGTGGGCTGTGAGACAAAAGGTGCAGTTGGCTGAACTTGTTGATGTGAAAATTCCTGTGGCCAGCCTGTTGTGGACAGTAATAAGTCACTATGGAAGAATCTGTGCTGTCATGTGCTGTCCATCTCTCTTGGAAGAGACGGAGGAGGAGTTGTACCTTCTTAGAGCAAACAATTTTACAACTTTTTGTTCTAAAAGCAATAATATCTAATCCTAAAACTGGACACCTGCACTGTACTTGCTGACCTCATCTTTGCTCTCAAATTCTAAAACAGCACAGAGTCTAACTAAAACTGTTGGGAACAGGTTGTGTTCTGAGATTCAGTTTAAAACTGGCTTGGAGTGCCACgttttcatttattcttttatttacagcatatAAAGTGTATTATAGATTCTCTGCAGGTAGAATATGTTTTCTATGTGACATTTGTTAAGCTGTgcagtggcaccaaggcattatacaataaaataatgttattaatacataagtaaaagaaattcctatacaccCACACGGACATTTATTGTTCAAATAAATCCAATTtaaagtttcagttttttaCAACAGTGTTGCATTTTACTGATATATATTTACAGATGTTTAAGCGCCATCTGATAATATTTCTGTTGTAGGGATCATTTTCTTTGGAAGAAGAGTCATAATTTGTGAAATGTCCCTCTTtgattggtcagatgctgcCAACACCACCCCTTTTGTATAAATGTGTAGGGGAAAGCCTGGGTTAACTTTGCGAGTTGACAACCAGCATTGTTCGACCATTTATTGTGATCGACAATGTTATGGTAAGTGAATTCACACAACAGAAAGTTAACCTAGGTATGCTGATTAAGTTTTGTGGTATATTCCCCAGGTTAAACTAGTGCAGCTCGTAAAGTGAGGTGGTGtagcctgttaaaaaaacaaaatctgaatgtgcagtttttggaTGAAATTCCATCATTCATTACATCATTTATAGCAATTTTTCTCATAATCACACTTCTTAACCCCATGGTGGTGCTAGAGGAAAAGTTAGAATATTGATCACCATCATTTTGCTATCTCAATCAGCCCCTCAGAAATGTGTAGAATAGAAAGCATGTTTGACATATCCAAGGACTGTTTCATTTTGCTGCCCCGAGTAAACTTCCATCAGAGATAATGCTTAGTACAGCAGTGGTGACTGACTGTTTTGTGTAATCACATGTTTTTaggcttttctttcttccattgAAAGATGATATTTCCCTTATTCATAATATATATGAAAGATTGTTTTGTAGTTCGAGCAGTtgagtgatttgattttgtgaTATACACTTACCATAACTACAATTTTAGTTTTCCTCCTATGGGAATGATGAATGTGCAATTTTTTtggaaagaagaataagtgaAAAGTTTGACCTCCTTATAGCATCAAGACAAACTACTAAATAAACAAAGTTTATAAGTTTCATCTGTTTTTCATTAGTTTATCTAAGCCTGTTTCAGTCTACCGAaccacaaagaaaaggaaatgtcTTGATTAGCATAAAACAGACTAACAAATGCATTTGAATAGAGGCAACACTTTTCACACAAAGCAGGACGATGCCAGGAAATGCAGGTTGACTGTAAAGGCTGTGATAACCAATCAGATGTTGACCTGGATCACATCATCCTCCTCAGTCACTGAAATATCAACAAGTTTCCTAGTAAAGGCATTGTCACGATGATGCTGTTATTGGTAACATTTCTTCTACTTCACCATGGACGTGAGTTTTATCTAACTTTATAAcctactatttatttatttttgccacaATCTGCAACCAAAGTAAACATGTGACGGTTAATAAGGATTTTTGTGTGTCCCGGTTATTTATATTCAAGACAAATTTCCcagttttttatgtgtttttttttaactcactgCAGATATGCTGGAGCAAGTGACCACAGTTCAACTTGGTGAACCTGTAACTTTGACATGTGTTTTACCTCCTGGTGATTTAAGCAGTAAAATTCACTGGTACAAGCAGAGAGCAGGGGAAGCTCTGAAACTGATTGCGACACTGCGGCAAACTGCACATCCTCAGTATGGACAAGGGTTTAATGCCTCAAGATTGGAAGcaaaagagaataaaaacatCAGCAGTCTGACCATATTCAGGACAATCCCAGAAGATGAAGGAATGTATCACTGTGCAGTCATGGAATGGGATGTGAATGCTTGGAGTGGGACCTATTTGTTATTAAAAGGTAATTATGTGATTGCAGCCTTTTGGATTCACTGTAAATACTCAACCATCTGACAAAATTTTTTTCAAATGGTTGGGAAAAATAACTATAGATTATATATGAATTTAATAAATCGTAGTTTAAACATCATATTAggtattttaatgtgtttgcaAATCGATTCCAAGTTTTCCTTTTCGAGACGCActgttatcatttatttttcaataaaaactaaaactgtgtTTAGAGGTAGTttttaaacactgttttttgttattacaCAGGGAACACCCAGAGAAACGTTACTGTTCGTCAGTGGCCAACGGTTTTAGATTCAGTCCATGCAGGGGATTCTGTGTCTCTCAACTGTTCAGTCCTGTCAGACTCTGATAACAAGATGTGTCCTGGAGATCTCAGAGTCCTCTGGTTCAGAGGACAAAACTCTCATCCAAATATCATCTATGTTGATGGAAAGAATCAAACTGAATGTAAGAAGCAATCAGACACTCAGAAGAGCTGTGTTTATCGCTTCTCTAAGACGATCAGCTCCTCTGATGCTGGGAATTACTACTGTGCTGTTGTCACATGTGGAACGATATTATTTGGAGATGGAACTCAACTGCAAATtggtaacacaaaagtacaaatgcGCAAAACATGTTTACGCCATcatggcttcttcttttttttattcttcaagAAGTAATGACatacttttttttggtttttttgaagGAACAGGTTGGGAATTTATTGCGCTGGTAATAGCAATAATCTGCCTGGTCATTTCAGTgattgtaaatattgttttcacccgtttcagaagACCAAGACTAGCATGTAATAAATTTAAAGGTAAGTGTCATTCATTGAGTGAAATGAAGCAACATAACAAATGTCAAAGCTCAAGTTTCTGCTTATTCTGcattaatttatatttcattaAACAATTGTCGGGTTTGAGCATCCATATTGATATTTGTGCTTTCAAAAGCTTTAAATTTTAAGGGCACAATGTTAAAAACTCATCAAAGaaagttattattttaaattgattgaaactttaaattaaaactgaTGAACTAGCAGGTCTAATTATTACTGGAGCATTATTGAGCACTGTAATGAAAAATCTGCTACATTTCATAATATATGTGTATTTGTTCATCATTCATTGGCAATAGACAGCACATCTTCACAAGGAAGAAATGACAACTTGACTCAACCACTGGATGATATTGTAAGTAATTATGTTAGCtcatattgttttttgttaattcaTGACTATGGATCTCTGTAGCAGCTACAATATTTTATGATCTTTTAATTTCAAACAGAATGAAGGTGAGCAGGATCTGAACTATGCAGCAATACATTTCCCTGGAAGGAAAGCTACAAAAGGAAGCaataaaaaagaacagaagACTGAAGAATGTGTTTATTCTCAAGTTAAGCGCTGATCTGAAAGTGTTAACCAACCCTCTTACAAAGTGAATAAAATCATGTTGTGGGTTATTCCACTGTAGATAACTTTAATAATGTTTTGTGATGCAAATAAATAAGGATTTACAACCGTAATCAGTTCTATGTGGCTTACTTCTTGTTTCAGTAATTCCAGTAAAGTTTCAGGCTTCACTTAAATAAGTTATTGCACTATATATTTTGGTCTTAATTAAGATGGAAAATTACCACATTAATGTATGTTGCTTAACAAACTGTTCAATATTTGTTCCTATTAATTCAAACTTTAGTTCCTGCTTTTGTTTATGATGGGGCTCATTAGACTGTGACAAGCTTAAAGCTATGTGAGGCCAAGTGAAGTGAGTAAAGTTTAGTGCACACTGTCCAAACTTTCTGTAATTATTATAGAATATGATTTTAACTGAAGGTGTAACAAGGCTTTTATCAACAGCGCGGAGAGTCTGGAGACCACTAACAGGCAAGATATCAGGCACTGCAAGACAACTGCATCGTCAAAGTGACACTAAATAAAGTTTGCCCAACCTAATAAGTTGTACATTTGTGCAATGACcaaaactagcaccactgattAGCAATGAGCTGTGCGGTcagttttttaatcattaatatGAAAATTACATCAGTATTATGCTATTTTTTCTGAGGCTGGTATATGTTATATTGCAGTTGATTAACTACTACATCTCCATAGAAATGATGCAAATTTCCATCAAATAAACTTGGATACTGTGCATAGGGACCTCAGGAGCAGCACTTTATCTTTTAAGTAAAACATTTGTCATATCTATACAAAAAGCTGCCTAAGTCACCATGTTCAGTCTCATGCTCTTCAAAGTACTGTAAATGATTTTAGTTACAACATCAAGAACACAGTTTTCAGCACTACTTACAAGACTCCgtattgttttctatttcaCTAAGAAACTGCTGCGAGCTCACCTTTAAAGTGTACAGGAAACACTACATGtataaaggctaatttacaccTGTCCTGCTATAAACAtgtatttcttaaatccagagACAGAGTTAAATCTATGACAGTTTTTTTAGCCCATTAAACCCAttttaattcaaatttttaGGTCAAATTACCACAACCCTTGAATCAATGGCGTATTTGACAAATTCCAATGGCTCCTAAAACCATCaactctgtgctttttcagTAATATAAGGGTAATCCCATGCAGGCTGCCACATCCAAACAGTGTtggttgggaaggttacttttaaaatgtattccactacattTAAAATTCTAGTTTTAACTTTTAGAGCATTACAGAGACTGCACCCAGACTGGGGAATGCACTTCCCCTATTTCTACAGGGTTTGGACTCAGTGGAGACCTTCAAAAAGCagctaaagacatttttattttaaaaagtttttaattagACCAGGGGTTTTATGATGTATTTTATGACTGTATTATGTTTTtaccatgtaaagcactttgtgacatatgtctgtgaaaggtgctatataaatagaatagaatagaatagaattcaactttattgtcattgcacatgtcacagatacagggcaacgaaatgcagtttgcatccatccagaagtgctttagccatgatatagatatattacaatatatattagcaataaatgaatttataaataaactttacttacttacttacagattacagaattgTTAAATATTCTTTGATATTTAGGCTGAAGGAAGAACAAAACTCGGTGTAAAAATGCTCAATCAGCAATCTCTTTAATCTCTCTACAATTTAATCTCAACAGactacatgccccaaaatgcattttgtaaTGTATTGCGTGTCCagtgagagtaacgtattctgaattctttgaattacttaatatattatcatgctttttacaactccatgaatgtactattactgtgtgatttattactattactgaaagTTACtcaccataccaataccaactagatttttaaatcttaatataaatgagtaacagtaggtggacattaggtaaggctgcactttttacagcgatctcgtatagaaaactattcctcgcgtatataaaacaggtctgcggctccgaactgtagtaaaaggacctctggctaatacatcaggttcgtgtcgggctcgtagctgaaaactagctttactttgttgtctgggtcaactttgctagcgagagacagagagagacgttgaaaggctgctccaacggaacttattgtttcagaggaaaacacgaacacagtgtacagtcgagtcttaataggttacttacagctgggctacactgcccatgagtacggtgtacattttaggacatcgtcaggtctcaagaaaaaagttgttaggtatcagacaaaaaattgtcaggtctcagttctcaagaaaaaacATTGGACATTGGAATGCCCAGTGCAGTAGCAAATCGCGCGTGCTTCACTGCACAAGCTGGACCCACAGAGTCTGCTAAGGTTTGTCACTGCCAtatttagggatgggtatcgtttaggttttatccgataccggtgccaaaccggtacttttgaaacggtgccggtgcttataCGGTgaatggatatatatatatatccattcgcttccgcttatccttttcagggtcgcggggggggcGCTGGAgtgtatcccagctgtcatagggcgagaggcagggtacaccctggacaggttgccagtctgtcgcagggctaacacacaaggacagacaaccattcacactcacattcacacctagtggcaatttggattatccaattaacctatccccacaagctgcatgtctttggacggtgggaggaagccggagtacccggagagaacccacgcaaacacggggagaacatgcaaactccacacagaaagaccccggcctgatggtggaattgaactcaggaccttcttgctgtgcggcaacagtgctaaccaccgtgctgccctataTATCCAGttgaataatatatatatatatatatataaaaaaaaaaaacacccagcacgcccctgcgggcggtttatccttcaagctcgggtcctctaccagaggcctgggagcttgagggtcctgcgcagtatcttagctgttcccaggactgcgctcttctggacagagatctccgatgttgttcccgggatctgctggagccactcgcctatcttgggagtcaccgcacctagtgctccgattaccacggggaccaccgttaccttcaccctccacatcctctcgagctcttctctgagcccttggtatttctccagcttctcgtgttccttcttcctgatattgctgtcattcggaaccgctacatcgatcactacgaccgtcttcttctgtttgtctaccaccactatgtccggttggttagccaccaccattttgtccgtctgtatctggaagtcccacaggatcttagctcggtcattctccaccacccttgggggcatctcccattttgacctcgggacttccaggttatactcggcacagatgttcctgtacactatgccggccacttggttatggcgttccatgtatgccttgcctgctagcatcttgcaccctgctgttatgtgctggattgtctctggggcatctttacacagcctgcacctggggtcttgcctggtgtgatagaccccagcctctatggatcttgtgctcagagcttgttcttgtgctgccatgattagtgcctctgtgctgtctttcagtccagctttgtccagccactggtaggatttctggatatcagccacctcctctatctgccggtggtacataccgtgcaggggcctgtccttccatgctggttcctcgtctccctcctctttcttgggtttctgctgcctgaggtattcactgagcactcggtcagttggggccatcttcccaatgtattcttggatgttcgttgtctcatcctggactgtggtgctgacactcaccagtccccggccccctatatatatatatatatatatatatatatatatatatatatatatatatatatatatatatatatatatatatatatatatatatatatatatatgctgccactaatcatggcagcacaagaacaagctctgagtacaagatccatagaggctggggtctatcacaccaggcaagaccccaggtgcaggctgtgtaaagatgccccagagacaatccagcacataacagcagggtgcaagatgctagcaggcaaggcatacatggaacgccataaccaagtggccggcatagtgtacaggaacatctgtgccgagtataacctagaagtcccgaggtcaaaatgggagatgcccccaagggtggtggagaatgaccgagctaagatcctgtgggacttccagatacagacggacaaaatggtggtggctaaccaaccggacatagtggtggtagacaaacagaagaaggcggccgtagtgatcgatgtagcggttccgaatgacagcaatatcaggaagaaggaacacgagaagctggagaaataccaagggctcagagaagagctcgagaggatgtggagggtgaaggtaacggtggtccccgtggtaatcggagcactaggtgcggtgactcccaagctaggcgagtggctccagcagatcccgggaacaacatcggaaatctctgtccagaagagcgcagtcctgggaacagctaagatactgcgcaggaccctcaagctcccaggcctctggtagaggacccgagcttgaaggataaaccgcccgcaggggcgtgctgggtgttttttatatatatatatatatatatatatatatatatatatatatatatatatatatatatatatatatatatatatcattgaACTGTTGCACCTTTACTGCACCgtaaataaatccactgtcTTCTCCCAAAGGAGTCCTGCATACAGTCCTCTTTTCTACACCCACCATGACACAGGAACTTCGTTGCCGATTCATGTAGCACAAGGAAATATTAGCACAGACGCaggctgctgaagctgctgcagctgctgtgccaGGGACTCTAAAGGCAACGCAGTTCCAGTGGAATTTACGCAAATTTGCGCAGGGCTAGTAAATCTAGTAGTAGGGACTCGCACCAGGGAAAAAAAGGCTCAGTAATTCTGGTgataaggtgtgaaacagctgtgtactgccttttgttcctggagaaggtatttaactgagagccatgctagactcagggagactctgctgaccgtctgtcccgcggtcatgcagggacttcatcaagcttggttgtctgttctttgtgtgtttgattaaagaatgttagctaccgctcaccgctcgtctgcaggctttatttaaatggaaaacttccacaacaggcaaaaaaaaagctttttgctaaaaaaaaaagatttagagcagaagttttttgcactgcattttaaaatgaaaacatattgcatttatttacaattaaagaca
It encodes:
- the LOC113028655 gene encoding uncharacterized protein LOC113028655, producing MLEQVTTVQLGEPVTLTCVLPPGDLSSKIHWYKQRAGEALKLIATLRQTAHPQYGQGFNASRLEAKENKNISSLTIFRTIPEDEGMYHCAVMEWDVNAWSGTYLLLKGNTQRNVTVRQWPTVLDSVHAGDSVSLNCSVLSDSDNKMCPGDLRVLWFRGQNSHPNIIYVDGKNQTECKKQSDTQKSCVYRFSKTISSSDAGNYYCAVVTCGTILFGDGTQLQIGNTKVQMRKTCWEFIALVIAIICLVISVIVNIVFTRFRRPRLACNKFKDSTSSQGRNDNLTQPLDDINEGEQDLNYAAIHFPGRKATKGSNKKEQKTEECVYSQVKR